From the genome of uncultured Bacteroides sp., one region includes:
- a CDS encoding DUF6249 domain-containing protein: MMDFIMAPLIVGIVTLGIYKLFELFVCKRERLAMIEKLSEKISGTLSFDKLSLPSYTQTHFSFGGLKAGCLLMGVGLGLLVGFLICINYFPYYGTGQGSSNWDIRQISGVVYGSCVMLFGGAGLIIAFIIEMQNGKKKKGGE; this comes from the coding sequence ATGATGGATTTTATTATGGCCCCTCTTATTGTGGGCATTGTTACCTTAGGCATTTACAAACTGTTTGAACTCTTTGTATGCAAGCGCGAACGCTTGGCCATGATCGAAAAGCTAAGCGAAAAAATCTCAGGAACTCTTTCTTTTGATAAATTGTCTCTGCCAAGTTATACACAAACCCATTTCTCCTTTGGCGGATTAAAAGCCGGATGTTTGTTGATGGGTGTAGGATTGGGCCTTCTTGTCGGTTTTCTTATTTGCATCAATTACTTCCCCTATTACGGTACCGGTCAGGGATCGAGCAACTGGGATATTCGTCAGATTTCCGGTGTGGTATATGGTTCATGTGTAATGCTATTTGGCGGAGCAGGATTAATTATTGCTTTCATTATTGAAATGCAGAATGGGAAAAAGAAGAAAGGAGGTGAATAA
- a CDS encoding low specificity L-threonine aldolase, with protein MRSFASDNNSGVHPLVMEALSRANDNHALGYGDDRWTEEAVAKIKETFTPDCEPLFVFNGTGSNIVALQLMVRSYHSIICAETAHIYVDECGSPVKSTGAQIRPVFTPDGKLTPELIQPYLHGFGDHHHSQPGAIYLSQCTEMGTIYTVDELKAITTLAHQYGMRVHMDGARIANACATLNVSLRALTVDCGIDVLSFGGTKNGLMMGECVIVFDPSLKAEARFIRKQSAQLASKMRYLSCQFTAYLTNDLWLKNAARANAMAKRLYEDLKTVPGVCFTQKAESNQLFLSMPREVIDKLLQSYFFYFWNEEANEVRLVTSFDTTDEDIDRFMEILHS; from the coding sequence ATGAGAAGTTTTGCATCTGATAATAATTCCGGAGTGCATCCTTTAGTGATGGAAGCGTTGAGCCGGGCTAATGACAACCATGCGTTAGGCTATGGCGATGATCGCTGGACGGAAGAGGCCGTGGCGAAGATAAAAGAAACATTCACTCCCGATTGCGAACCTTTGTTTGTGTTTAATGGTACCGGGAGCAACATTGTGGCACTTCAATTAATGGTGCGTTCTTATCATTCCATTATATGTGCCGAAACGGCACATATCTATGTAGACGAATGCGGATCGCCGGTGAAGAGTACCGGAGCACAAATTCGTCCGGTGTTTACTCCTGACGGTAAGCTGACTCCCGAACTGATACAACCTTATCTGCATGGTTTTGGCGATCATCATCATTCACAACCGGGTGCTATTTATTTGTCGCAATGCACCGAGATGGGCACCATTTATACTGTTGATGAATTGAAAGCTATTACTACTCTGGCCCACCAATACGGCATGCGTGTGCACATGGACGGAGCGAGAATAGCCAATGCTTGTGCCACTTTGAATGTGTCTTTGCGTGCTTTGACAGTAGATTGCGGCATTGATGTACTTAGCTTTGGAGGAACGAAAAACGGTTTGATGATGGGAGAGTGTGTAATTGTGTTCGACCCGTCATTGAAGGCTGAGGCTCGTTTCATTCGTAAACAATCGGCACAACTGGCCTCTAAGATGCGTTATCTGTCTTGTCAGTTCACCGCTTACCTTACCAATGATCTTTGGTTGAAGAATGCGGCTCGTGCTAATGCTATGGCAAAGAGATTATATGAAGATTTGAAAACCGTTCCCGGTGTTTGTTTTACGCAGAAAGCCGAGAGTAACCAATTATTTCTTTCCATGCCCCGTGAGGTGATAGATAAGTTGCTTCAATCTTATTTCTTCTATTTTTGGAATGAAGAGGCTAATGAAGTTCGCCTAGTAACCTCTTTTGATACAACCGATGAAGATATTGACCGGTTTATGGAAATACTACACTCGTAG
- a CDS encoding electron transfer flavoprotein subunit alpha/FixB family protein, with protein sequence MNNLFVYCEIEDGSILDVSLELLTKGRSLAKQLKCQLEAVVAGSSLKGIEKQILPYGVDKLHVFDAKGLYPYTSLPHTSILVNLFKEEQPQICLMGATVIGRDLGPRVSSALSSGLTADCTALEIGDHEDKKESKTYKNLLYQIRPAFGGNIVATIVNPEHRPQMATVREGVMKKQILDPNYKGEVINHDVKKYVADTDYVIEVIERHIEKAKNNLKGSPIIISGGYGVGSKDNFNLLFDLAKTINAEVGASRAAVDAGFAEHDRQIGQTGVTVRPKLYIACGISGQIQHIAGMQESSMIISINNDPDAPINAIADYVINGTVEEVIPKMIKFYKQNSK encoded by the coding sequence ATGAATAACTTATTTGTATATTGTGAAATAGAAGACGGCAGCATATTGGACGTAAGCCTCGAACTTCTTACCAAAGGTCGCTCACTGGCTAAGCAGCTGAAGTGCCAACTCGAAGCCGTTGTTGCCGGAAGCAGTTTGAAAGGCATTGAAAAGCAGATACTTCCTTATGGAGTAGATAAGCTCCATGTATTCGACGCCAAAGGACTTTATCCTTATACTTCACTGCCCCACACCTCTATCTTGGTCAACCTCTTTAAAGAAGAGCAACCTCAGATTTGCCTGATGGGCGCAACAGTTATCGGACGGGACCTCGGCCCTCGTGTTTCTTCTGCTCTTAGCAGCGGACTAACAGCCGACTGTACCGCACTGGAAATTGGTGACCATGAAGATAAGAAGGAAAGCAAAACCTACAAAAACCTTTTGTACCAAATTCGCCCCGCTTTTGGTGGAAACATTGTAGCCACCATCGTTAATCCCGAACACCGCCCTCAAATGGCTACAGTACGGGAAGGTGTAATGAAAAAACAAATTCTTGACCCAAATTATAAGGGTGAAGTCATCAACCACGATGTGAAAAAATATGTTGCCGATACCGACTACGTGATTGAAGTGATAGAACGACACATTGAAAAAGCGAAAAATAATCTGAAAGGATCACCTATTATTATCTCAGGCGGTTACGGAGTAGGTTCCAAAGATAACTTTAATCTGCTCTTCGACTTGGCAAAAACCATTAATGCTGAAGTTGGTGCCAGTCGTGCCGCTGTGGATGCCGGTTTTGCAGAACATGATCGCCAAATAGGACAAACAGGTGTTACTGTTCGTCCTAAACTCTATATTGCTTGTGGCATCTCCGGACAGATACAACACATTGCCGGAATGCAGGAAAGCTCTATGATTATCTCTATCAATAATGACCCCGATGCACCCATCAATGCCATAGCCGACTATGTGATTAATGGTACTGTAGAAGAGGTTATACCTAAGATGATTAAGTTCTATAAACAAAATTCAAAATAA
- a CDS encoding histidine kinase, producing MMKLQKRHLLENIIYAAIWLIAFLLPIIGNHFSFYSEKWYPFNWNMIWGLWLSILPFFVIFIINNYFLAPFLLFRKKYITYTLSVICVVLIILGVYSFVPHHPGNFQGDRMPKRIEKPSWQRMSPNVSSSKINELTETLDDDIEPKKPMEGKPFPFPGIMMMGPFYSRFIIAILVVGFNIAIKLLFKSLRDEETMKELERHNLQSELEYLKYQINPHFFMNTLNNIHALVDIDAEKAKKTIVELSKMMRYVLYESSNKTILLSREIRFLNNYIGLMRLRYTEKVNIEVTMPTYFPEVQIPPLLFISFVENAFKHGVSYQTDSFIHVHMRLEGEQLLFQCSNSNWKKQDEQHRGIGLENIRKRLKLLFGDDYMLSIDEVAESFNVLLIIPIVYD from the coding sequence ATTATGAAACTACAAAAGCGGCATCTGCTGGAGAATATAATTTATGCAGCTATTTGGCTCATAGCCTTTCTTTTGCCGATAATAGGGAATCATTTTTCTTTTTACTCGGAAAAATGGTATCCTTTTAATTGGAATATGATTTGGGGGCTATGGTTGAGTATTTTGCCTTTTTTCGTCATCTTTATAATCAATAACTATTTCTTGGCTCCTTTTCTATTATTCAGGAAAAAATATATTACTTATACACTATCTGTGATTTGCGTTGTATTAATCATCCTGGGAGTTTATTCATTTGTGCCTCACCATCCCGGCAATTTTCAAGGGGATCGAATGCCGAAAAGAATAGAAAAGCCTTCTTGGCAACGTATGTCTCCTAATGTTTCATCTTCGAAGATAAACGAATTGACTGAAACCTTGGATGATGATATCGAACCTAAAAAGCCCATGGAGGGAAAGCCATTTCCTTTTCCGGGAATAATGATGATGGGACCATTCTATAGTCGTTTTATTATAGCGATCTTAGTTGTTGGTTTCAATATAGCCATTAAACTGCTGTTCAAGTCTTTGCGTGACGAGGAAACAATGAAGGAATTGGAACGCCATAATTTACAATCGGAGTTAGAATATCTGAAATATCAGATAAATCCTCATTTCTTCATGAATACGCTGAATAATATTCATGCATTAGTGGATATAGATGCCGAAAAAGCGAAGAAAACTATTGTAGAGTTGTCGAAAATGATGCGCTACGTTCTTTATGAATCTAGTAATAAAACAATCTTATTATCCAGAGAAATCCGTTTTTTGAATAATTATATAGGTTTAATGAGACTTAGGTATACCGAGAAAGTAAACATTGAAGTGACGATGCCTACCTATTTTCCTGAAGTTCAGATTCCTCCGCTACTTTTCATTTCTTTTGTTGAAAATGCTTTTAAGCATGGAGTCAGTTATCAAACGGATTCTTTTATTCATGTTCACATGAGATTGGAGGGTGAACAGCTACTGTTTCAGTGTTCAAACAGTAATTGGAAGAAACAAGACGAGCAGCATCGTGGCATAGGATTAGAAAACATAAGAAAGCGCTTGAAACTCTTGTTTGGTGATGATTATATGCTTTCGATAGATGAGGTTGCTGAAAGTTTTAATGTATTGTTAATAATTCCGATTGTATATGATTAA
- a CDS encoding LytTR family DNA-binding domain-containing protein, with the protein MIKCITIDDEPLALAQLTVYISRVPFLQHIKACQDAFEALQLLSEEEVDLIFVDINMPDLNGMDFVRSLVMRPLIIFTTAYSEYAVEGFKVDAVDYLLKPFSFQDFLKAADKARKQLEYRSTWSGENEANIVNDGSLFVKSDYKVVRININEIKYVECMSEYVRIFTEGEEKPIMTLLSMRKLEERLPTNQFMRVHRSYIVNLQKIVEISRLRIIFDGNTYIPIGENYKEKFTEYINKMCLGK; encoded by the coding sequence ATGATTAAATGTATTACTATTGACGATGAACCCCTGGCGCTTGCGCAGTTAACGGTATATATCTCCAGAGTGCCATTTTTGCAACACATAAAGGCTTGCCAGGATGCTTTTGAAGCATTACAATTATTGTCTGAAGAAGAGGTTGATTTAATATTTGTGGATATAAATATGCCCGATCTCAATGGGATGGATTTTGTCCGTTCGCTTGTGATGCGTCCTCTTATCATATTCACAACAGCTTACTCTGAATATGCGGTTGAGGGTTTTAAAGTTGATGCAGTAGACTATTTGCTTAAGCCTTTTAGTTTTCAAGACTTTTTAAAAGCAGCGGATAAAGCCCGGAAACAATTGGAATATCGTTCTACCTGGAGTGGAGAGAATGAAGCGAATATCGTTAATGACGGGTCGCTATTTGTAAAGTCAGATTATAAAGTGGTACGCATTAATATCAATGAGATAAAATATGTGGAGTGTATGAGTGAGTATGTGCGCATTTTCACTGAAGGTGAGGAGAAACCCATCATGACTTTATTGAGCATGAGAAAATTAGAGGAACGCCTGCCTACCAATCAATTTATGCGTGTTCATCGATCTTATATTGTAAATTTGCAGAAGATAGTTGAGATTTCCAGGTTAAGAATTATTTTTGATGGAAACACCTATATTCCGATAGGAGAGAATTATAAGGAGAAATTTACAGAATACATCAATAAGATGTGTTTGGGAAAGTAG
- a CDS encoding glycoside hydrolase family 9 protein: protein MKCNRWLLIVALSAIALGAKAGEWIRINQLGYLPQSKKVAVFMSESVTDVKEYALVDAFTGKTACTFASPKATGRIGRMESTYRLDFSDFNQPGTYYLRADKAKSPRFPIGNQVYDGTADFLLNYMRQQRCGYNPFLRDSCHVHDGYIVYHPTKNGQHIDVRGGWHDATDYLQYTTTSANAIYQMMFAYQQNPESFADAYDAAGLSGTNGIPDIVDEIKWGLDWLDRMNPVKGELYNQIADDRDHAGMRLPNKDKVDYGYGPGNGRPVYFCSGEKQVRGKFMNATTGVASTAGKFASCFALGADILKKYYPAFSAKIAAKANDAYQQGIDQPGACQTASVVSPYIYEEDNWTDDMELAATELYRSTGDGKYMAQAIEYGRREPVTPWMGADSARHYQWYPFMNMGHYRLAKVNNERISKEFIRNMRAGISRVYEKAIESPFLYGIPSIWCSNNLTVAMLTQCRLYREITGDKTYQEMETSLLDWLFGCNPWGTSMIVELPLWGDYPSQPHSSILNAGMGNTTGGLVDGPVYSSIFESLSGVHMEGGEDYARFQPGRMVYHDDIHDYSTNEPTMDGTASLTYYLSSLQKEGMTADGIQSTDRNIYSNGGIIRTDPSKKQITLVFTAADKADGAETIIKTLKKHRIKGAFFFTGDFYKLFPNVISRLKADGHYVGAHSYAHPLYCSWEKRDSTLITREEFEKDLQANYRQMNEAGIKYTDAPYFIPPYEYYNAQIASWTKSLGLQLINFTPGTMTNADYTTPDMKNYRSSKEIYKKIMTVEAKEGLNGHIILIHFGTDDKRIDKFYASYMEKMINSLQKKGYSFVPLKEAIGLQ, encoded by the coding sequence ATGAAATGTAATCGTTGGCTACTCATAGTAGCACTCTCTGCCATAGCATTAGGCGCTAAAGCAGGCGAGTGGATAAGAATTAACCAACTCGGATACTTGCCTCAATCTAAAAAGGTTGCTGTTTTTATGAGTGAAAGTGTAACAGACGTAAAAGAGTACGCCTTAGTTGATGCATTCACCGGAAAAACAGCCTGCACTTTTGCTTCCCCCAAAGCAACGGGCAGAATAGGACGGATGGAGAGCACGTACCGATTGGATTTTAGCGACTTTAATCAACCCGGAACGTATTACCTAAGAGCCGATAAAGCAAAATCCCCCCGTTTTCCTATCGGTAATCAGGTGTACGACGGGACAGCCGACTTCTTGCTGAACTACATGCGTCAGCAAAGGTGCGGCTATAATCCATTTCTAAGAGACAGCTGCCATGTGCATGATGGCTATATTGTTTACCACCCTACCAAAAACGGCCAGCACATAGACGTTCGCGGAGGCTGGCATGATGCTACGGACTATTTACAATATACCACCACCTCGGCTAATGCCATTTATCAAATGATGTTTGCCTATCAACAAAATCCGGAATCGTTCGCTGATGCATACGATGCTGCCGGACTTTCCGGAACAAACGGCATCCCCGACATCGTGGATGAAATAAAATGGGGACTCGACTGGCTCGATCGGATGAACCCGGTCAAAGGTGAATTGTATAATCAGATAGCAGACGACCGTGACCATGCCGGAATGCGACTACCGAATAAAGACAAAGTAGATTATGGATACGGACCGGGCAACGGGCGTCCGGTTTACTTTTGTAGCGGAGAAAAGCAGGTGCGAGGCAAATTTATGAACGCCACCACCGGCGTAGCCAGCACAGCAGGCAAATTTGCTTCTTGTTTTGCCCTGGGAGCAGATATTCTGAAAAAATATTATCCCGCCTTTTCTGCCAAAATAGCAGCTAAAGCCAATGATGCCTACCAACAGGGAATAGACCAACCCGGAGCTTGCCAAACGGCCTCTGTCGTTTCACCTTATATATATGAAGAAGATAACTGGACAGACGATATGGAGCTTGCTGCTACCGAACTCTATCGTTCTACAGGAGACGGAAAATACATGGCCCAAGCCATCGAATACGGACGTAGAGAACCAGTAACTCCCTGGATGGGAGCCGACAGTGCACGCCACTATCAATGGTATCCGTTTATGAATATGGGACACTACCGGCTGGCAAAGGTTAACAATGAACGCATCAGTAAGGAATTTATCCGCAACATGCGTGCCGGCATCAGCCGTGTGTACGAAAAAGCAATTGAAAGTCCGTTTCTATATGGCATCCCTTCTATCTGGTGTTCAAACAACCTGACCGTGGCCATGCTTACCCAATGCCGCTTATACAGAGAAATAACCGGAGATAAAACTTATCAGGAAATGGAAACCTCACTGCTCGACTGGCTGTTTGGTTGTAATCCCTGGGGAACCAGTATGATAGTGGAGCTTCCACTCTGGGGAGATTATCCTTCCCAACCTCACTCTTCAATACTCAATGCGGGCATGGGGAACACTACCGGCGGACTGGTAGACGGCCCCGTTTATTCGAGTATCTTCGAGAGTCTGAGTGGTGTGCACATGGAAGGAGGCGAAGACTACGCACGTTTTCAACCCGGAAGGATGGTGTACCATGACGATATTCATGATTATTCGACCAATGAACCGACAATGGACGGCACTGCCAGTCTGACCTATTATCTTTCTTCTCTCCAGAAAGAAGGGATGACGGCGGATGGCATTCAATCTACCGACCGGAATATTTATAGTAACGGCGGTATAATACGTACAGACCCTTCAAAGAAACAGATTACACTTGTGTTCACTGCAGCCGATAAAGCAGATGGTGCGGAGACTATCATAAAAACGCTGAAGAAGCATAGAATCAAAGGGGCTTTCTTTTTTACCGGAGACTTTTACAAATTATTCCCTAACGTTATTAGCCGATTAAAGGCTGATGGTCACTACGTGGGAGCACATAGCTACGCTCACCCGCTCTATTGTTCGTGGGAGAAAAGAGATTCTACTCTCATTACCCGTGAAGAGTTCGAAAAAGACCTGCAAGCTAACTACCGACAGATGAACGAAGCCGGAATAAAATATACCGATGCGCCCTATTTCATTCCACCATACGAATATTATAATGCACAAATAGCTTCATGGACCAAAAGCCTGGGATTGCAACTGATTAACTTTACCCCGGGAACCATGACTAATGCAGATTACACCACACCGGATATGAAGAATTACCGGAGCAGCAAAGAAATTTATAAAAAAATAATGACTGTGGAAGCTAAAGAAGGACTGAACGGACATATTATACTTATCCATTTCGGTACGGATGATAAACGAATCGATAAGTTCTACGCCAGTTATATGGAGAAGATGATTAACTCCCTCCAGAAAAAAGGATATTCATTCGTTCCCCTGAAGGAGGCTATAGGATTACAATAA
- a CDS encoding electron transfer flavoprotein subunit beta/FixA family protein: protein MSLKIVVLAKQVPDTRNVGKDAMKADGTINRAALPAIFNPEDLNALEQALRLKDAHPGSTVTILTMGPGRAAEIIREGLFRGVDNGYLLTDRAFAGADTLATSYALATAIKKIGACDIIIGGRQAIDGDTAQVGPQVAEKLGMTQITYAEEILKVANGRITVKRHIDGGVETVEGPLPIVITVNGSAAPCRPRNAKFVQKYKHAKTITEKQQGNLDYTELYDKRDYLNLVEWSVADVNGDLAQCGLSGSPTKVKAIQNIVFQAKENKTIGSGDREIEDLIVELLANHTIG from the coding sequence ATGAGTTTGAAAATTGTTGTATTGGCAAAACAAGTTCCCGACACACGCAACGTTGGGAAAGATGCCATGAAAGCCGACGGAACTATTAATCGTGCGGCGCTTCCTGCCATATTCAATCCCGAAGATCTTAATGCACTTGAGCAGGCTCTTCGATTGAAAGATGCCCATCCAGGTTCTACTGTTACTATCCTCACCATGGGGCCCGGACGTGCTGCTGAGATTATTCGTGAAGGACTTTTCAGGGGTGTCGATAATGGTTATTTATTGACCGATCGTGCTTTTGCCGGTGCAGATACGCTCGCAACTTCGTATGCTTTGGCTACTGCCATAAAGAAAATTGGCGCCTGCGACATTATTATCGGAGGCCGCCAGGCCATAGATGGTGATACCGCTCAGGTAGGGCCACAAGTAGCTGAAAAATTAGGCATGACACAAATTACTTACGCTGAAGAAATACTAAAAGTAGCCAACGGACGCATTACAGTAAAACGACATATTGACGGAGGTGTAGAAACGGTTGAAGGGCCTTTACCCATTGTTATCACGGTCAACGGTTCTGCTGCCCCCTGCCGTCCACGAAATGCCAAGTTCGTGCAGAAGTATAAACATGCTAAAACAATAACCGAAAAACAACAAGGCAATCTTGACTATACAGAGTTATATGATAAAAGAGATTATCTGAACCTGGTGGAATGGAGTGTAGCCGATGTAAATGGAGATCTTGCACAATGTGGTCTTTCAGGCTCACCTACAAAGGTAAAAGCTATTCAAAACATTGTGTTCCAAGCCAAAGAAAATAAAACCATTGGTAGCGGTGACAGAGAAATAGAGGACCTTATTGTTGAACTATTAGCTAACCATACCATTGGCTAA
- a CDS encoding winged helix-turn-helix domain-containing protein: protein MDKKEIGCNAGKIWQLLSNNANWSYDELKKKSGLKDKELGAALGWLARENKIEFEKEGDELYIYLCVNIYIG from the coding sequence ATGGATAAGAAAGAAATTGGCTGCAATGCAGGAAAGATTTGGCAATTGCTAAGCAATAATGCTAATTGGAGCTACGATGAATTGAAAAAGAAATCCGGGCTCAAAGATAAAGAATTGGGTGCTGCTCTTGGCTGGCTGGCCAGAGAGAATAAAATTGAATTTGAAAAAGAAGGGGACGAATTATATATTTATTTATGTGTAAATATCTATATAGGCTGA
- a CDS encoding RNA polymerase sigma factor, producing the protein MEAKEERQYIQRILDGETELYAVLLDRYSRSIYLLIVQMVSHPEDAEELVQDTFLKAFRSLGRYKGESRFSTWLYRIAYNVTISFIRKKRQEFLYIEENTINNVPDEKADEVLCPTDDEERITALVQAIELLNAEEKAVITLFYYEEKSIEEVGEVLNLTVSNVKVRLHRIRKKLYLLMSKKDDPYR; encoded by the coding sequence ATGGAAGCGAAAGAGGAAAGACAATACATTCAACGGATACTTGATGGGGAAACAGAACTTTATGCGGTTCTTCTCGATCGTTATAGCCGTTCCATTTATTTGCTTATCGTGCAGATGGTTTCGCACCCGGAGGATGCGGAAGAGCTGGTACAGGATACTTTTTTGAAGGCATTTCGTAGTTTAGGGCGTTATAAGGGAGAGAGCCGTTTTTCTACCTGGCTATACAGAATTGCTTATAATGTGACTATCTCTTTTATACGGAAGAAGCGGCAGGAGTTCTTATATATAGAGGAGAATACGATAAATAATGTGCCGGATGAAAAAGCAGACGAAGTTCTTTGTCCCACGGATGACGAGGAGCGTATCACTGCTTTGGTTCAGGCTATTGAATTATTGAATGCCGAGGAAAAGGCTGTGATTACGCTTTTCTATTATGAAGAAAAGTCGATAGAAGAGGTGGGGGAGGTGCTTAATCTGACGGTCTCTAACGTAAAAGTCCGCCTGCATCGTATCCGTAAGAAGTTGTATTTGCTAATGAGTAAAAAGGATGATCCTTATAGATAG
- a CDS encoding acyl-CoA dehydrogenase family protein: MANFYNDTPELRHHLNHPLMKRIVELKERSYTDKENYEYAPIDFEDAMDSYDQILEIVGEICGDIVAPNAEDVDHEGPTVANGRVTYANGTTDNLEACRKAGLMGMAMPRRFGGLNFPVVPYIMAADIVSRSDAGFENLWGLQDCAETIYEFANEDQKKRYITRVCQGDTMSMDLTEPDAGSDLQSVMLKATYSEKDECWYLNGVKRFITNGDADIHLVLARSEEGTHDGRGLSMFIYDKRNGGVNVRRIENKMGIKGSPTCELVYKNAKAELCGDRKLGLIKYVMALMNGARLGIAAQSVGLSHAAYNEALAYAQDRKQFGKAIIEFPAVAEILSLMKAKLDASRTLLYETARFVDVYKALDDISKERKLTPEERLEQKTFSKLADSFTPLVKGMGSEFANQNAYDCIQIHGGSGFMKDYACERIYRDSRITSIYEGTTQLQVVAAIRYVTNGAYTTRIREYETMPVAPEFEGLKNRLKEMANKYETSVTQIVETKDQELLDFCARRLVEMAAHLIMGHLMIQDASKNDIFAESAQVYVRYAEVEIEKHALFIHKFDKDDLAYYRK, from the coding sequence ATGGCTAACTTTTATAATGATACGCCGGAACTCAGACATCACCTGAATCATCCGTTAATGAAAAGAATTGTAGAACTCAAAGAGAGAAGCTACACCGATAAAGAAAATTATGAATATGCTCCGATAGATTTTGAAGATGCAATGGACAGCTATGACCAAATACTGGAAATTGTAGGTGAAATTTGTGGAGATATCGTTGCTCCCAATGCCGAAGATGTAGACCATGAGGGGCCAACAGTGGCTAACGGAAGAGTGACCTATGCCAACGGAACCACAGACAATTTGGAAGCTTGCCGCAAAGCCGGATTGATGGGTATGGCTATGCCCCGTCGTTTTGGCGGACTAAACTTCCCCGTAGTTCCTTACATTATGGCTGCTGACATCGTGAGTCGCAGTGATGCCGGCTTTGAGAACCTTTGGGGACTTCAGGATTGCGCCGAAACTATTTATGAATTTGCCAACGAAGATCAAAAGAAACGTTACATCACTCGTGTTTGTCAAGGAGACACCATGTCTATGGACCTCACAGAACCTGATGCGGGTTCCGATCTTCAGTCGGTTATGCTAAAAGCGACCTACAGCGAAAAAGATGAATGTTGGTATCTGAATGGCGTGAAACGCTTCATCACCAACGGGGATGCCGATATTCACCTGGTACTGGCCCGTTCTGAAGAAGGCACGCACGACGGTCGCGGACTATCCATGTTTATTTATGATAAGCGTAACGGAGGCGTCAATGTTCGCCGCATAGAAAACAAAATGGGAATCAAAGGTTCTCCTACTTGCGAGTTAGTTTATAAGAACGCAAAAGCAGAACTTTGTGGTGATCGAAAACTCGGGCTTATTAAATACGTTATGGCATTGATGAACGGAGCCCGTCTGGGTATTGCTGCTCAATCTGTCGGTTTATCTCATGCAGCTTATAATGAAGCTTTGGCTTATGCACAAGATCGCAAACAGTTCGGTAAAGCCATCATCGAGTTTCCGGCCGTTGCCGAAATACTTTCATTAATGAAAGCCAAGTTGGATGCTTCACGCACATTATTATACGAAACAGCTCGTTTTGTCGATGTGTACAAAGCATTGGATGATATCTCCAAAGAGCGTAAACTAACCCCTGAAGAACGTCTGGAACAAAAGACATTCTCTAAGCTGGCCGATAGCTTTACACCTTTGGTTAAAGGAATGGGAAGTGAATTTGCCAACCAGAATGCCTACGATTGCATTCAGATTCACGGTGGATCTGGATTTATGAAAGATTATGCCTGCGAACGCATTTACCGCGACTCTCGCATCACCTCTATTTATGAAGGTACTACACAATTGCAAGTAGTTGCAGCCATACGCTATGTTACTAACGGTGCCTACACAACTCGCATCCGCGAATACGAAACAATGCCCGTAGCCCCTGAATTTGAAGGTCTCAAAAATCGCCTGAAAGAAATGGCCAACAAATATGAGACTTCCGTAACACAAATCGTTGAAACCAAGGATCAGGAATTGTTGGACTTCTGTGCCCGCCGTTTAGTAGAGATGGCTGCACATCTCATCATGGGGCATCTTATGATTCAAGATGCATCTAAAAATGATATTTTTGCAGAATCGGCTCAAGTTTATGTCCGTTATGCCGAAGTAGAGATAGAAAAACATGCGCTCTTTATCCATAAGTTCGACAAAGATGATTTAGCTTATTACAGAAAATAG